The Flammeovirga pectinis genomic interval AGGGTTTAAAATTTGAGATTGATTATGTACGTGTTTGGCAAAAGGAGGGTACTACAGATATTGGTTGCCAAGCTACAGAAAATATAATTCCTAATGGCAGTTTTGAAAACGGATTAGATGATTGGAATGTATTGGGTAAAGTAAAGGTCGTTCAAGCAAAAAAAGATATTATTGATGGTAAAAAGTATGTAAAATTAAGTGCAGGAAAAGAAGCTACTGTTTCTAAAGTAATAGCATTAAAACCACATACTACTTACATTTTGTCTGCGTATGCACGTTCACCTTTTACGAATATGAAAGATGTTTGGCAAAATGGTTGGTTAGGTGTTAAGGCTTTTGGAACGGGACAACAACCAATAATTAAATACTTTAGTAATGAGTGGAATAGACAGAGTATTCTCTTTACAACGGGAGCTAATGCGAATAAAACATATATCTATTTCACAAATAAATGGCAGAAAAAAGAAGTTCATGTAGATCATTTTGAATTGATAGAAACCATCAACGAAAATAAGACCGTGGACGGTAAATAATATATTTTAATTTTGAATAGGTTGTGATAATTCTGTAGAGACTGATATTGAATAGGTAGAAAAGTCGGGTGTACAATACCTCCCTACTTTTAGGGGTGCTTCCTTCTTATTCACTTATTCTGATTAATTTCAGTCTCTTCTTTTCACCCCTTTAAAATTACTCTTACTACTAACACAAACTTAACACTTTAGCATATTTTTTAATACTAAAATGAAATGAAAACAACACTATTACTACTTTCTCTACTTCTTATAACGGATATAAAGTCCATCGCTCAAGATATCTATCCACATACCGATCCTGAAAATACAGGAGATTGGTTTTTAAAGGCAGATGTTAGTGATGAATTTAATACATCTACTCTAGACCTTAACAAATGGTGGTTACAAGGTCAGGCACATAATGGAGGTACATTCTATGCTAATAATTTTAAAGGTAGAAGACCTTCTCAATTTGTTCCTCATGCTGTAAAGGTAGAAGATGGGTTGCTGTATATTACTACTCGATGGGAGCCAGATTTTGATTTTCTAGATGAACCTAAAAATGGTGAAATCTATGAAAACATCACTACAGGTGCTATAATTTCTAAAAAAACGTTCCAATACGGTTATATGGAAATTCGCTGTAAAGTAGCTGATGCTCCTATTTCTAGTGCTTTTTGGTCTACAGGAGACACCAACACTGATAGTGGAGATAATGGTAGAAATTCTGGCGAATTAGATGTTTTTGAACATATTGGTAGTAGTACTAAAGATCCCGATGTTGAATATTTATACCACACCTCCTTCCATGATTGGCGTTTACCCAGTAACCGTCCAGATTATGGTTTAACTTGTTGGGACAACCAACACCGCTTAGATTATAAAGTTGCAGAAGATTACCATATATGGGCTGCTGAATGGGGCGAAGACTATATTAAAATCTTTGTAGATGATAAAATGATTCGATGTGTAACCAAAGCAGAAATTGGTGAAGAAAATTGGGTAATGTATGGGTCTCAAAAAGTTTGGGTAGACAATGAAGTTTTTCCGTGGAAAGGGATTCCTACAGAAGAAGAATTAAAAGACGAAAGGTGTCAGTTTATTGTTGATTATGTTAGGGTTTGGCAAAAGAAAACACCAATGCTTTACCAAGGTTGTGATCTTGAAGACAACTTAGTAACCAACCCAAGTTTTGAAGATGATTTAGAAAATTGGACTGTCACTGAAAATGACCTAGCAGTAGTATCCAATTCAGAAGAGAGTTATAATGGAACAAAACATGTTAAGTTCGAAAATGGAAAAGCTACTACCCTATCTCAAGAAATTACTGTAAAACCTAATACAGTATATATACTGTCTGCATTCTCATTAGCACCAAATACAAATGGACAAGATAAATGGGACAATGCTTGGTTGGGTATTGAAAAAGAAAATGGTGACAAAGTTGAGATAAAATACTTTAGAAATTTTTGGAACAGAAAAAGTTTACAATTCACGACTGAAGAAAACACATCTAAAATTAAGATTTTCTTTACCAACGCTAATGTCGGCTCAAATGCTAAAGAAATACTTTTAGACCAAATAGAATTAAGAGAAACATTACCGCTCTTTGTAGAAGCAGTAGCACCAATTGCCAACTTTATGATGGAAATTTCCACAGAAGAAGGTATTGTACAATTTAAAGACGAATCTGAAGGTACTGTAGCTGCTTGGGAATGGGATTTTGGAGATGAAAATTATTCTACCAAACAGCATCCTATACACACTTACCAAGAGGCAGGTACATATACAGTTACTTTAATTGTAAAAAACAATGGAGGAACATCATCTACATCAAAGATGATTACAATTACGGAAAACAATACAATTGAAGAACAGCTGATAGCAAATTTTACTACAGCACACGATACTGTTTTTGTAGAAGAAGCCATCACTTTTAAAGATACATCTATCGGAGACGTTTCATCTTGGAAATGGGAATTTGGCGATGACAATGAAGCTACTTCTCAAAACCCATCACACAGTTATAATAAAGAAGGTACATACATGGTTAAATTAACAGTAAATAATACCATAGGATCTGCGTCTACTTCTAAATTGATTACTGTGATAGCAGAAAACGAACCAACACTTCCTACTTCAATTACACCTATCTTGGATAGGAAAGTGAACATTTATCCAAACCCATCAAATGGCAATTTTTCTGTAGAAATAGAGAATTGGCATACGGATATCAAAATGAGTGTAATTGATCAAAATGGAAAAATTTTATACCAGAAAAAATTAAATGCTGCATTGGTAAATGTAAATACCCAACTAAGAAAAGGTGTTTACTTTATCAGATTAGAAAATAAAGCTATCATCATCACTAAAAAGCTGATCATTCTATAAAATAATCCTTAGAATAATGAGAAAATCTAACATGAATAAACTACTCAGACCTCTATTAATTATTGGTTGTCTTGCTTTCTTTACTGCACCAATAGAAGCACAAAAAAAGAGTAAGCAACCAAATATACTTTTTGTATTAATTGATGATTTGGGTTGGAAAGACCTTGGCGTTTATGGAGGTGAATTTATACAAACTCCAGTTACAGACCAATTAGCAAAAGAAGGAATGCGTTTTACACAAGCGTATGCTTCACCGGTTTGTTCGCCTACAAGAGCAAGTTTAGTTTCTGGACAAAACCCTATTCGTCATGGTATTTGGGAAGTGTTAGGCGTAAGCGATCGTCCGTATGCGAAACTAAAATCGCCTAAAATGGCAACTAAATTAGCTGCAGATGTAGACTCGTATGCAGAACTTTTAAATGCACAAGGGTATACGTGTGGAATAGTAGGTAAATGGCATGCAGGGGGTAAACCACAAGATGTTGGTTTTGCAAAAATCAATAAGAACATTACAGACCCTACGCTTGTAAAATATATTGAAGAAAATGAGATGCACGAACTCGGAGAAATTACTGCTGAAGGCATACAGTTTATTCGTGACCATAAAGAAGAACCTTTCTTTTTATGTGTATCTCACCATGCAGTACATGCTCCTTTATATGCCAGAACTGAGCTTATAGATAAGTATAATGCTAGATTAAGAAAAACTGGTATTTCTAATATCCACCCCACTTATGCCGCTATGGTAGAAATGGCAGACGAGTCTACTGGTTTATTATTAGATGAACTTAAAGAACTAGGTTTAGACAAAAATACGGTAGTTGTATATTATTCTGATAATGGTGGAATGGATGGCGATATGTACTTGGCAGAACCTACACCAATGGCAACAACTATGTTACCACTAAGAGATCAAAAAGGTACACTTTACGAAGGTGGATTAAGAGTGCCTTTGATTGTTAAATGGCCAGGAGAAGTGGCAGAAAATACTGTAAGTGATACACCCGTACATAGCTACGATCTTTTCTCTACATTTATTGACATTGGTAAAACCAAAACACCTGCTCAAAAAGTAGATGGCATCAGTTTAGTGCCATTATTAAAACAGGAAACAGCAACGTTAGATAGAGATGCTCTGTATTGGCATTTCCCTACAAATATGTGGACTCGAAACCCGAAAGGAGCTATTAGAAAAGGAGATTACAAATTAATTGAAAATTACCTTACTGGAGAAATAGAGCTTTATGACCTTGCTGATGATATTGGAGAAACCGTAAACCTTGTAAAGCAGCGTCCTGAAAAAGCAAAAGAATTATACAATGATTTAAAAAATTGGAGAGATAGTTTTGGAGGATTAATGCCAACAGAAAACCCCAATTATGATCGTTTTAGAGAACATGAATTTGATTATTACCGTTGGCTAGATCCTGCTGTATTTAGAAAGAAAAAATCATAAAGAATAATAGTGGATTCTCCTTTAAATGGGAGGAAAAGTGTGTGCTATTTATAACTAGTGTGGAGTAGTGTAACCTGTTAATGGCTACACTACTTTTTTTATAGATCAATAGTTCTGCTTATACAATAGAATATATTACCTTGTTTAAGAAATACAATTATTTTTTACGGATGATAAACAATCTATTAATACAGAACATCAATAAACACACTCCATTTTCTGATGAAGAACAAGAAGAATTCTGCAAGAGTTTTCACCTTAAATCTTTTAAGAAAAAAGAATTTATTTTAGAACAAGGTGAGGTCTGTAAATTCGAAGGGTTTGTTATAGACGGGTGCTTTAGAGTTTTTAATTATGATAAAAAAGGCGATGACAATACGCTCTATTTTGCAATTAGTGATTGGTGGTTAATGGATATAGATAGTTTTATGAACCGTACTCCTTCTAACCTAAGTATTCAAGCACTTGAAGACAGTACCGTTCTTGTTATTAATAGAACCGATAAACTTGCTTTATATGACTCCCTTCCAATTGTAGAAAAATTATTCAGGATAATGTCTCAAAAAGCACTTGTATCTTGGCAAGGGCGTTTAATAAACAGTCATTGCCTTACAGCCAAGGAGCGTTATCAGAAATTTCTTATTACCTACCCAGATATATCCTCTAAACTAACAGACCGACAAATTGCTAGTTATCTTGGTATTACACATGAGTTTCTCAGTAAATTAAAGAAACAGCTAAAAAAATAATTGCCGCTTTTTGTCTAGTGTTGAACTAGTTCAACTGAATTCCGTTTTTGTTTGACAAACTTTGTGTTTGTAATGGTTAAAGCACTATACCAATTGCTTACTACTATTGCACTTACTCTTATAACTAATACAGAATTATGAACTTACTTAACACACTAAAAATTTGTGTCATTGCATTTCTATTCACATCGCTATTAAATACAACAACACAAGCACAAATTACACCTGTACTTACGCATGATGATGCTTTAAAAATGATTTTAGCATCGAAAAAGCATGCTGAACTTTCTGACGTATTAGTGAATATTGCTATCGTGGATGCAGGTGCTAATTTAAAAGCATTTATCCGTATGGATGACTCTTATTTAGGGAGTATAGATGTGGCGATTAAAAAAGCAAAAACAGCTAGGTATTTTAATATTGATACAGGAAAATTAGGAGAACTTACGCAACCTGGTGGAATTATATATAATATAGAACATTCTAATGGTGGCTTAATTACATTTCCTGGAGGAGTTCCTATTAAAAATAAAAACGGCAAAATTATAGGAGCAATTGGCGTAAGTGGCGGAACAATTGAACAAGACAAAAGCATTGCACTTGCAGGTGCAAAATCTCTACTAAACTAACCTATAAAAAGTAAAATAA includes:
- a CDS encoding GlcG/HbpS family heme-binding protein translates to MNLLNTLKICVIAFLFTSLLNTTTQAQITPVLTHDDALKMILASKKHAELSDVLVNIAIVDAGANLKAFIRMDDSYLGSIDVAIKKAKTARYFNIDTGKLGELTQPGGIIYNIEHSNGGLITFPGGVPIKNKNGKIIGAIGVSGGTIEQDKSIALAGAKSLLN
- a CDS encoding sulfatase; the protein is MNKLLRPLLIIGCLAFFTAPIEAQKKSKQPNILFVLIDDLGWKDLGVYGGEFIQTPVTDQLAKEGMRFTQAYASPVCSPTRASLVSGQNPIRHGIWEVLGVSDRPYAKLKSPKMATKLAADVDSYAELLNAQGYTCGIVGKWHAGGKPQDVGFAKINKNITDPTLVKYIEENEMHELGEITAEGIQFIRDHKEEPFFLCVSHHAVHAPLYARTELIDKYNARLRKTGISNIHPTYAAMVEMADESTGLLLDELKELGLDKNTVVVYYSDNGGMDGDMYLAEPTPMATTMLPLRDQKGTLYEGGLRVPLIVKWPGEVAENTVSDTPVHSYDLFSTFIDIGKTKTPAQKVDGISLVPLLKQETATLDRDALYWHFPTNMWTRNPKGAIRKGDYKLIENYLTGEIELYDLADDIGETVNLVKQRPEKAKELYNDLKNWRDSFGGLMPTENPNYDRFREHEFDYYRWLDPAVFRKKKS
- a CDS encoding Crp/Fnr family transcriptional regulator is translated as MINNLLIQNINKHTPFSDEEQEEFCKSFHLKSFKKKEFILEQGEVCKFEGFVIDGCFRVFNYDKKGDDNTLYFAISDWWLMDIDSFMNRTPSNLSIQALEDSTVLVINRTDKLALYDSLPIVEKLFRIMSQKALVSWQGRLINSHCLTAKERYQKFLITYPDISSKLTDRQIASYLGITHEFLSKLKKQLKK
- a CDS encoding PKD domain-containing protein, translated to MKTTLLLLSLLLITDIKSIAQDIYPHTDPENTGDWFLKADVSDEFNTSTLDLNKWWLQGQAHNGGTFYANNFKGRRPSQFVPHAVKVEDGLLYITTRWEPDFDFLDEPKNGEIYENITTGAIISKKTFQYGYMEIRCKVADAPISSAFWSTGDTNTDSGDNGRNSGELDVFEHIGSSTKDPDVEYLYHTSFHDWRLPSNRPDYGLTCWDNQHRLDYKVAEDYHIWAAEWGEDYIKIFVDDKMIRCVTKAEIGEENWVMYGSQKVWVDNEVFPWKGIPTEEELKDERCQFIVDYVRVWQKKTPMLYQGCDLEDNLVTNPSFEDDLENWTVTENDLAVVSNSEESYNGTKHVKFENGKATTLSQEITVKPNTVYILSAFSLAPNTNGQDKWDNAWLGIEKENGDKVEIKYFRNFWNRKSLQFTTEENTSKIKIFFTNANVGSNAKEILLDQIELRETLPLFVEAVAPIANFMMEISTEEGIVQFKDESEGTVAAWEWDFGDENYSTKQHPIHTYQEAGTYTVTLIVKNNGGTSSTSKMITITENNTIEEQLIANFTTAHDTVFVEEAITFKDTSIGDVSSWKWEFGDDNEATSQNPSHSYNKEGTYMVKLTVNNTIGSASTSKLITVIAENEPTLPTSITPILDRKVNIYPNPSNGNFSVEIENWHTDIKMSVIDQNGKILYQKKLNAALVNVNTQLRKGVYFIRLENKAIIITKKLIIL